In Phreatobacter aquaticus, a single genomic region encodes these proteins:
- a CDS encoding DUF6356 family protein: MFERLRKAFMAHPESVNESYFEHFRAAMGYAGTFAFCAFCAFVHAFLPFLFEKTASTIVKKMVADMNARMNAPQGKVEAAIQPAE; encoded by the coding sequence ATGTTCGAGCGCCTGCGCAAAGCCTTCATGGCTCATCCCGAGAGCGTCAACGAGAGCTATTTCGAGCATTTCCGCGCGGCCATGGGCTATGCCGGCACGTTCGCCTTCTGCGCGTTCTGCGCCTTCGTCCACGCCTTCCTGCCCTTCCTGTTCGAGAAGACGGCCTCCACCATCGTCAAGAAGATGGTCGCCGACATGAACGCCCGGATGAACGCGCCGCAGGGCAAGGTCGAGGCTGCGATCCAGCCCGCCGAGTAA
- a CDS encoding GntR family transcriptional regulator translates to MNEHPLIARRSLATELTERLRDMIVEGTLAAGSKISEPDLCETFGVSRTPLREALKVLAAEGLVQLTPNRGATVARIEPGAIEELFPIMGMLEALAGELACARLTDRDLRKLEAMHGRMVTHWKAGEWVPYSRLNREIHEQIFVLAGNQTLAGLYQSLMVKIHAVRFVARKSPERWAEAIDDHERMMVALRARDGAGLSSLMREHLRHKADVVHEALRQLDR, encoded by the coding sequence ATGAACGAGCATCCCCTCATCGCCCGTCGATCACTCGCCACGGAACTGACCGAGCGGCTGCGCGACATGATTGTCGAGGGGACGCTGGCCGCCGGCTCGAAGATCTCCGAGCCGGATCTCTGCGAGACCTTCGGCGTGTCGCGCACGCCGCTGCGCGAGGCGCTGAAGGTTCTGGCGGCCGAGGGGCTGGTGCAGCTCACCCCCAATCGCGGCGCGACCGTTGCCCGCATCGAGCCCGGCGCGATCGAGGAACTGTTCCCGATCATGGGCATGCTGGAGGCGTTGGCCGGTGAACTCGCCTGCGCGCGCCTGACCGACCGGGATCTCAGGAAGCTCGAGGCCATGCATGGCCGGATGGTCACGCACTGGAAGGCCGGCGAGTGGGTGCCCTATTCCAGGCTCAACCGGGAAATCCACGAGCAGATCTTCGTGCTGGCCGGCAACCAGACGCTGGCGGGGCTCTATCAGAGCCTGATGGTGAAGATCCATGCGGTGCGCTTCGTCGCCCGCAAGAGCCCGGAGCGCTGGGCCGAAGCCATCGACGACCATGAGCGGATGATGGTGGCGCTGCGCGCGCGCGACGGGGCGGGCCTGTCGTCACTGATGCGCGAGCATCTCCGGCACAAGGCGGATGTGGTGCACGAGGCGCTCAGGCAGCTTGATCGGTAG
- the map gene encoding type I methionyl aminopeptidase, with protein sequence MTATSEDELQKLKDIGRIVANTLATMGKAIEPGMTTAELDAIGRRELDLAGARSAPELAYGFPGATCISVNEEIAHGIPGDRVIAAGDLVNIDVSAEKAGLFADTGASFAVPPVTRAIEKLCRDGRRAMWAGIGEVAAGRPIAGIGNAIGAFARKNRYTLVRNLASHGVGKSLHEYPTEIATWPDKSERRMITEGLVFTVEPFLSLGAELAEDGDDPWTLYSEPRALTVQYEHTVIATRQGALVLTLPG encoded by the coding sequence ATGACAGCCACCAGCGAAGACGAGTTGCAGAAGCTCAAGGATATCGGCCGGATCGTCGCGAACACGCTGGCGACCATGGGCAAGGCGATCGAGCCGGGCATGACCACGGCTGAGCTCGATGCGATCGGGCGCAGGGAGCTTGATCTGGCCGGCGCCCGCTCCGCCCCCGAACTCGCCTATGGCTTTCCCGGCGCCACCTGCATCAGCGTCAACGAGGAGATCGCCCACGGCATCCCCGGCGACCGGGTGATCGCGGCCGGCGATCTCGTGAATATCGACGTCTCCGCCGAGAAGGCCGGATTGTTCGCCGATACCGGTGCATCCTTTGCGGTTCCGCCCGTCACGCGGGCCATCGAAAAACTCTGTCGCGACGGTCGCCGCGCCATGTGGGCCGGTATCGGCGAAGTCGCTGCGGGGCGGCCAATCGCCGGGATCGGCAATGCCATCGGCGCCTTCGCACGGAAGAACCGCTATACGCTGGTGCGCAATCTCGCCAGCCATGGCGTGGGCAAGTCCCTGCACGAATATCCGACCGAAATCGCGACCTGGCCGGACAAGTCCGAGCGGCGGATGATCACCGAAGGCCTGGTCTTCACGGTTGAGCCGTTCCTGTCGCTTGGCGCCGAACTGGCCGAGGATGGCGACGACCCCTGGACGCTCTACAGCGAGCCCCGCGCGCTGACCGTCCAGTACGAGCACACGGTCATTGCCACCCGCCAGGGCGCACTGGTGCTGACGCTCCCCGGCTGA
- a CDS encoding protein adenylyltransferase SelO family protein translates to MSSPSPAYSPSTAHLDLGDGFFDPVEAAHFPAHTLRYRNQRWAERIGLGGLTDDQWIAHFGRFQPLPENIPQPVALRYHGHQFRSYNPEIGDGRGFLFAQARDGEGRLLDLATKGSGQTPYSRFGDGRLTLKGGVREVLATAMLEAFGVYTSKSFSLIETGEALQRQDEPSPTRSSVLVRLSHSHVRFGTFQRLLAENDQARIAQLVGHCVRHYHPQAARGGDVALEAPALLEAVAKAAGAMVAEWMLAGFVHGVLNTDNMVVTGESFDYGPWRFLPHYEPGFTAAYFDQTGLYAYGRQPGAVAWNFERFAECLTLVAPVADLETALKTYGPAFNERLRRMATGRLGVMAKDEAADEELLAAFFQFLHHSKAPFERTIFDWHGGAGRRDFAIAGPSAAHYQGEAFDRFFAALAAHEPIGVTPEAEVYFSGPAPATLTIDEVEKLWAPIAEADDWSLFTAKLAHIDQARLAFGLHPAR, encoded by the coding sequence ATGTCCTCCCCATCCCCCGCCTATTCCCCCTCGACCGCCCATCTCGACCTCGGCGACGGATTCTTCGATCCGGTCGAGGCCGCGCACTTTCCCGCCCATACACTACGCTATCGCAACCAGCGCTGGGCCGAGAGGATCGGGCTCGGCGGGCTCACCGATGACCAGTGGATCGCCCATTTCGGTCGGTTCCAGCCGCTGCCGGAGAACATCCCGCAGCCGGTGGCGCTGCGCTATCACGGTCACCAGTTCCGCTCCTACAATCCGGAGATCGGTGACGGGCGCGGCTTCCTGTTCGCTCAAGCGCGTGACGGTGAGGGTCGACTGCTCGACCTCGCCACCAAGGGCTCAGGCCAGACGCCCTATTCGCGCTTCGGCGATGGCCGCCTGACCCTGAAGGGCGGCGTGCGCGAGGTGCTTGCGACCGCCATGCTGGAAGCCTTCGGCGTCTACACGTCGAAGAGCTTCTCGCTGATCGAGACGGGCGAGGCCCTGCAGCGGCAGGACGAACCCTCCCCGACCCGCTCCTCCGTGCTGGTGCGGCTGTCGCACAGCCATGTGCGTTTCGGCACCTTCCAGCGGCTGCTGGCCGAGAACGATCAGGCGCGGATAGCGCAACTGGTCGGCCATTGTGTTCGGCATTATCACCCGCAGGCCGCCCGCGGCGGCGATGTTGCTCTGGAAGCCCCTGCCCTGCTGGAAGCCGTGGCGAAGGCCGCCGGCGCCATGGTGGCCGAATGGATGCTGGCGGGCTTCGTCCACGGAGTGCTCAACACCGACAATATGGTGGTGACCGGCGAGAGCTTCGACTACGGGCCCTGGCGCTTCCTGCCGCATTACGAGCCGGGCTTCACCGCAGCCTATTTCGACCAGACCGGGCTCTATGCCTATGGTCGCCAGCCCGGCGCTGTCGCGTGGAACTTTGAGCGCTTCGCCGAATGCCTGACGCTGGTGGCGCCCGTCGCTGACCTCGAAACCGCGCTGAAGACCTATGGGCCGGCCTTCAACGAGCGCCTGCGGCGCATGGCGACCGGCCGTCTCGGCGTGATGGCGAAGGACGAGGCGGCGGATGAGGAACTGCTCGCCGCCTTCTTCCAGTTTCTCCATCACTCCAAAGCGCCGTTCGAGCGCACGATCTTCGACTGGCATGGTGGCGCCGGTCGGCGGGATTTCGCGATCGCCGGGCCCTCGGCTGCGCACTACCAGGGCGAGGCGTTCGACCGGTTCTTTGCAGCGCTCGCCGCTCACGAGCCCATCGGCGTCACCCCCGAGGCCGAGGTCTATTTCAGCGGGCCTGCTCCCGCGACACTGACCATCGACGAGGTCGAAAAGCTCTGGGCGCCCATTGCGGAGGCGGACGACTGGAGCCTGTTCACCGCCAAGCTCGCCCATATCGATCAGGCGCGCCTTGCCTTCGGCTTGCATCCTGCCCGCTGA
- a CDS encoding LLM class flavin-dependent oxidoreductase, giving the protein MTAFSILDLAPVPEGKRPGDALRNTIDLARHADKLGYTRYWLAEHHNMVGIASAATSIVIGQVAAATSRIRVGAGGIMLPNHAPMIIAEQFGTLAELFPGRIDLGLGRAPGTDQRTLRALRVDPMDSDNFPNDVLELQAFLADPAPEQTLRAVPGFGTNVPLWILGSSLFGSQLAAMLGLPYAFASHFAPDALMQALQVYRERFKPSEQLQRSHAMVGCNVFLAETDAEAERLFTSAQQRATGIFRGARGYLPPPIDDIETFWSHSERVQVGRMLACSFVGSRETVRAGLESFIEQTGADELMVASAIFDHDARVRSYALLDEVTKTLGRTEQAA; this is encoded by the coding sequence ATGACCGCCTTTTCCATCCTCGATCTCGCCCCCGTGCCCGAGGGCAAGCGCCCGGGCGACGCGCTGCGCAACACGATCGATCTCGCCCGCCACGCCGACAAGCTCGGCTACACGCGCTATTGGCTCGCCGAGCACCACAATATGGTGGGCATTGCGAGCGCCGCGACGTCGATCGTCATCGGACAGGTGGCGGCGGCGACATCACGCATCCGCGTCGGCGCCGGCGGCATCATGCTGCCGAACCATGCGCCGATGATCATTGCCGAGCAGTTCGGCACGCTGGCGGAGCTGTTCCCCGGCCGCATCGATCTCGGCCTCGGCCGGGCGCCCGGCACCGACCAGCGCACCTTGCGCGCGCTGCGCGTCGATCCGATGGATTCCGACAATTTCCCCAATGACGTGCTGGAGCTGCAGGCCTTCCTGGCCGATCCAGCGCCGGAGCAGACGCTGCGTGCCGTCCCCGGCTTCGGCACAAATGTGCCCTTGTGGATCCTCGGCTCCAGCCTGTTCGGCTCGCAGCTCGCCGCCATGCTGGGGCTCCCTTACGCCTTCGCCTCGCATTTCGCCCCCGATGCCCTGATGCAGGCGCTTCAGGTCTATCGCGAGCGGTTCAAGCCGTCCGAGCAGCTGCAGCGGTCCCACGCCATGGTCGGCTGCAACGTGTTCCTGGCTGAGACGGATGCGGAAGCCGAGCGGCTCTTTACGTCGGCGCAGCAGCGCGCCACCGGCATCTTCCGTGGCGCGCGCGGCTACCTGCCGCCGCCGATCGACGATATCGAGACGTTCTGGTCGCATTCCGAGCGCGTGCAGGTCGGCCGGATGCTCGCCTGTTCCTTCGTCGGATCGCGCGAGACGGTCAGGGCCGGGCTCGAAAGCTTCATTGAGCAGACCGGCGCGGACGAGCTGATGGTGGCCTCCGCGATCTTCGACCATGACGCGCGGGTGCGCTCGTATGCGCTGCTGGACGAGGTGACGAAGACGCTGGGACGCACCGAACAGGCGGCGTGA
- a CDS encoding Lrp/AsnC family transcriptional regulator, whose translation MSSQASPLDSYDKSILRLIQQDSSPSIEELAAKVNLSRNACWRRLKRLEDDGFIKARVALADPVKLNLELTVFIAVRTSRHEADWAERFHRTVQDIPEIIGAYRTAGEIDYVLHARVPNVAAYDRLYKKLTARIEMQDVSASFVMEEIKEVTALPLDFV comes from the coding sequence ATGTCCTCTCAAGCCTCACCGCTCGACAGCTACGATAAGTCCATCCTCCGGCTGATTCAGCAGGACTCCAGCCCGTCGATCGAGGAGCTGGCAGCCAAGGTCAACCTGTCGCGCAATGCGTGCTGGCGCCGGCTGAAGCGGCTGGAGGACGACGGCTTCATCAAGGCGCGCGTCGCGCTCGCCGATCCGGTCAAGCTGAACCTCGAACTGACCGTGTTCATCGCGGTGCGCACCAGTCGCCACGAAGCCGACTGGGCCGAGCGGTTTCATCGCACCGTGCAGGACATTCCGGAGATCATCGGCGCCTACCGTACGGCCGGCGAGATCGACTATGTGCTGCACGCCCGCGTGCCGAATGTCGCGGCCTATGACCGGCTCTACAAGAAGCTCACCGCCCGCATCGAGATGCAGGATGTGTCTGCGAGCTTCGTGATGGAGGAGATCAAGGAAGTGACGGCGCTGCCGCTGGATTTCGTCTGA
- a CDS encoding MBL fold metallo-hydrolase, translated as MADDIPFERADEAVPGRPEQLSPLIRRVLCGNPGPFTFKGTVTYVIGTGRVAIVDPGPDDPAHHAAILEAVKGETVEAILVTHTHRDHSPGTPALKAATGAKVYAEGPHRASRALHEGEANTMDASGDREFRPDVALADGEVVSGPGWTLEGVFTPGHCANHMAFSLREENTLLSGDHVMAWSTSIVAPPDGSMGDYMASLAKLRARDEQIFWPGHGGPVKDPQRFMRALAHHRLQREAAIIRRITAGDSLIPDIVAAIYEGLDPRLKGAAGLSVFAHLEDMVERGLVATDGAPALKGAFRVV; from the coding sequence ATGGCCGACGACATTCCCTTCGAACGCGCCGACGAGGCCGTGCCCGGCCGCCCCGAGCAGCTCTCGCCGCTGATCCGCCGGGTGCTCTGCGGCAATCCGGGCCCCTTCACCTTCAAGGGCACGGTCACCTATGTGATCGGGACCGGCCGGGTGGCGATCGTCGATCCCGGCCCGGACGATCCGGCTCACCACGCAGCCATCCTGGAGGCGGTGAAGGGCGAGACCGTCGAGGCCATCCTCGTCACCCATACCCATCGCGACCATTCGCCGGGCACGCCTGCGCTGAAGGCGGCGACCGGCGCCAAGGTCTATGCCGAGGGGCCGCATCGCGCGTCGCGCGCGCTCCACGAGGGCGAGGCCAACACGATGGATGCCTCTGGCGACCGCGAGTTCCGGCCCGATGTGGCGCTGGCCGATGGCGAGGTTGTCTCCGGGCCCGGCTGGACGCTGGAGGGCGTGTTCACGCCCGGCCATTGCGCCAACCACATGGCCTTTTCGCTGCGCGAGGAGAACACGCTCCTGTCGGGCGATCATGTCATGGCCTGGTCGACGTCGATTGTCGCGCCACCCGACGGGTCGATGGGCGACTACATGGCCTCGCTCGCCAAGCTGCGCGCCCGCGACGAGCAGATCTTCTGGCCGGGCCATGGCGGGCCGGTGAAGGATCCGCAGCGCTTCATGCGGGCGCTGGCCCATCACCGGCTACAGCGTGAGGCGGCGATCATCCGGCGGATCACGGCGGGAGACAGCCTCATTCCGGATATTGTGGCGGCGATCTACGAGGGGCTCGATCCCCGGCTGAAGGGCGCGGCAGGCCTGAGCGTCTTCGCCCATCTGGAGGATATGGTGGAGCGCGGACTGGTGGCCACCGATGGCGCACCAGCGCTGAAGGGTGCGTTCAGGGTGGTGTGA
- a CDS encoding asparaginase: protein MSDPILVEVTRGPAVESVHRGAAIVTDGDGRVVWSIGEDRPVYPRSAIKALQALPLVESGAADRYAFGNAELALACSSHSGEARHAATSAGMLAKAGRDVATLECGAHWPSGAAATQELARSGGAPSALHNNCSGKHAGFVCLACANDIDPRGYVGIDHKVQRYVAEAVGEVTGHKLDAATAIGTDGCSIPTYAIPLSRLSHGFAKLATGHGVGPERAKAMARLRAACAAEPFMVAGTGRFCTRAMELFGPRVFVKTGAEGVFCAAFPDQGLGVAIKCNDGASRAAEVIMASLIRRFVPMSESEAAAFKALAEPSLVNWNGIVVGGLKPAGALLQ, encoded by the coding sequence ATGTCCGATCCTATCCTTGTCGAAGTCACCCGCGGCCCGGCTGTCGAGAGCGTCCATCGCGGCGCGGCGATCGTGACCGACGGCGATGGTCGGGTGGTCTGGTCGATCGGCGAGGATCGGCCAGTCTATCCCCGCTCGGCGATCAAGGCACTGCAGGCCCTGCCGCTGGTGGAAAGCGGGGCTGCCGATCGCTACGCCTTCGGCAATGCCGAACTGGCGCTCGCCTGTTCCTCCCATTCGGGCGAGGCCCGCCACGCCGCGACCTCGGCCGGCATGCTGGCGAAAGCCGGGCGTGATGTCGCAACGCTTGAATGCGGCGCGCACTGGCCGTCGGGTGCTGCCGCAACGCAGGAGCTTGCGCGCTCCGGCGGCGCACCATCGGCGCTTCACAACAATTGCTCGGGCAAACATGCGGGCTTCGTCTGCTTGGCTTGCGCCAACGACATCGACCCCAGGGGCTATGTCGGTATCGACCACAAGGTGCAGCGGTACGTCGCCGAAGCCGTCGGCGAGGTGACCGGCCACAAGCTCGATGCGGCGACCGCCATCGGCACGGATGGCTGCTCGATCCCGACCTATGCTATTCCGCTGTCCAGGCTCTCCCACGGCTTCGCGAAGCTCGCCACCGGCCATGGCGTCGGGCCGGAGCGCGCCAAGGCGATGGCCAGGCTGCGCGCGGCGTGCGCCGCAGAGCCCTTCATGGTGGCCGGCACCGGACGGTTCTGCACCCGCGCGATGGAGCTGTTCGGCCCGCGCGTCTTCGTCAAGACCGGCGCCGAGGGCGTGTTCTGCGCGGCCTTCCCGGACCAGGGTCTCGGCGTCGCGATCAAGTGCAATGACGGCGCGAGCCGGGCCGCCGAAGTCATCATGGCGTCGCTGATCCGGCGTTTCGTGCCGATGAGCGAGAGCGAGGCAGCCGCGTTCAAGGCCCTGGCCGAACCGTCACTGGTGAACTGGAACGGCATCGTGGTCGGCGGGCTGAAACCTGCCGGAGCGCTGCTCCAATGA
- a CDS encoding class II glutamine amidotransferase, translated as MCRWMAYSGEPAFVDELLFQPCHSLIEQSRHAHEAKTGVNADGFGVGWYGERDVPGVFRDIMPAWSDENLRALAHQVKTRMFLAHVRASTGSATSRVNCHPFSGGRWLFVHNGQIGDFARVRRTLEATIPDHLYAERHGATDSELIFLMMRANGLEDDPIGATRATLSTVLAAMKAGSANAPLKFTACFTDGQTIYACRFSSDDRPPTLYCGRTAKGWLVVSEPIDTEGGRWNAVPPNHWVTVTPEGPYVEPFSVH; from the coding sequence ATGTGCCGATGGATGGCCTATTCGGGCGAGCCCGCCTTTGTCGACGAGCTCCTGTTCCAGCCCTGCCACTCGCTGATCGAGCAGAGCCGGCACGCCCATGAGGCCAAGACCGGCGTCAATGCCGACGGGTTCGGCGTCGGTTGGTATGGCGAGCGCGACGTGCCCGGCGTGTTCCGCGACATCATGCCGGCCTGGTCGGACGAGAACCTCAGGGCGCTCGCCCATCAGGTGAAGACGCGGATGTTCCTCGCCCATGTCAGGGCCTCCACCGGCTCCGCCACGAGCCGGGTCAACTGCCATCCGTTTTCCGGCGGCCGCTGGCTGTTTGTCCACAATGGCCAGATCGGCGATTTCGCGCGGGTGCGGCGGACGCTTGAGGCGACGATCCCCGACCATCTCTATGCCGAGCGCCATGGCGCAACCGATTCCGAGCTGATCTTCCTGATGATGCGGGCGAACGGCCTTGAGGACGACCCCATTGGCGCCACGCGCGCGACGCTGTCGACCGTGCTTGCCGCCATGAAGGCGGGCAGCGCCAACGCGCCCCTGAAATTCACCGCCTGTTTCACCGATGGTCAGACCATCTATGCCTGCCGGTTCTCCTCCGACGACCGGCCGCCGACGCTCTATTGCGGGCGCACCGCCAAGGGCTGGCTGGTGGTGTCGGAACCGATCGACACCGAAGGCGGGCGCTGGAACGCGGTGCCGCCGAACCATTGGGTGACGGTGACGCCCGAAGGGCCATATGTGGAGCCATTCTCGGTCCACTAA
- a CDS encoding FkbM family methyltransferase: MSDPTAPGFLSYAQNFEDYHLSLLFAGQQDGFYCDVGGGHVVADNVSFSFYERGWRGIVVEPQAPLAAAYRTVRPRDVLVNALCGRASGESDFFQADRFHGLSTTVSQHADAASAAGIATTAHRLPVLTLADLFAAHAPASIDFLKVDVEGAEAEVLAGNDWQRFRPRVVMLEAVAPWSMADVSADFLPILSAAGYRDVYFDNLNRFYMPEEGLALAERLPKALPDWKAMRHLGEYGPAHEDATHPDHQLAKMLDPALFPRLNAMTSAELAGILPPGVDPVADETRAALARIACYFDGGFIIG, encoded by the coding sequence ATGTCCGACCCGACGGCCCCTGGCTTCCTCTCCTACGCGCAGAATTTCGAGGACTACCACCTGTCGCTCTTGTTCGCGGGCCAGCAGGACGGCTTCTACTGCGATGTCGGCGGCGGCCATGTGGTGGCCGACAATGTCAGTTTCTCGTTCTACGAGCGCGGCTGGCGCGGCATCGTGGTGGAGCCGCAGGCGCCGCTGGCCGCTGCCTACCGGACGGTTCGCCCACGCGATGTGCTGGTCAATGCACTCTGCGGACGCGCCAGCGGCGAGAGCGACTTCTTCCAAGCCGACCGGTTCCACGGCCTGTCGACGACAGTCAGCCAGCACGCCGACGCGGCGAGTGCTGCCGGCATCGCCACGACTGCCCACCGCCTGCCGGTGTTGACGCTCGCGGACCTCTTCGCGGCCCATGCGCCGGCGTCGATCGATTTCCTCAAGGTGGATGTCGAGGGCGCCGAGGCCGAAGTGCTGGCCGGCAATGACTGGCAGCGCTTTCGCCCGCGCGTCGTCATGCTGGAGGCGGTGGCCCCCTGGTCGATGGCCGATGTCTCGGCGGATTTCCTGCCGATCCTGAGTGCCGCAGGCTATCGCGACGTCTATTTCGACAATCTCAACCGCTTCTACATGCCCGAGGAGGGTCTGGCGCTGGCCGAGCGGCTGCCGAAGGCCCTGCCCGACTGGAAGGCCATGCGCCATCTCGGCGAGTATGGCCCCGCCCATGAGGACGCGACCCATCCGGACCATCAGTTGGCGAAGATGCTGGACCCCGCCCTGTTCCCGCGCCTCAACGCCATGACCTCGGCCGAGCTTGCCGGCATTCTGCCGCCGGGCGTCGATCCGGTCGCGGACGAGACCCGAGCGGCCCTGGCCCGCATCGCCTGCTATTTCGACGGCGGGTTCATCATCGGCTGA
- a CDS encoding ABC transporter substrate-binding protein, which produces MTKLNLSRRSVVGGLAATGVALTSKSGAAQGAPVKVGELNSYSRMAAFAVPYRNGMQLAVEEINKAGGLVGLGGRPLEIVFRDDGSTPGDAVRVAEELMTRENVSFIAGAFLSNVGLALADFANQKKVLYLATEPLTDALTMGSGNPYTFRVRPGTYMQTKMLVDAAKAKGVKRWAVVAPNYEYGQSAVAAFKRLMGEAVPGFEVVAEQFPALGRVDAGATVGALAQSRPDGIFNVLFGADLTAFVREGNTRGLFERRTVVSLLTGEPEYLLPLGDETPAGWIVTGYPPEQITTHGHPAFVAAYKAKFNDSPRLGSVLGYVVPFMIRDMFNKAKSTETAAMIEAFKGLTTQTICGPVTMRAIDQQSTLGAWVGETTLQGKLPTMKNFRYVDGAEVMIPEAEVRAARKI; this is translated from the coding sequence ATGACCAAGTTGAACCTGTCCCGCCGCAGCGTCGTCGGCGGCCTTGCCGCAACCGGCGTGGCGCTGACGTCGAAGAGCGGCGCCGCCCAGGGCGCGCCCGTCAAAGTGGGCGAACTCAATTCCTATTCGCGCATGGCGGCCTTCGCCGTGCCCTATCGCAACGGCATGCAGCTTGCCGTGGAAGAGATCAACAAGGCCGGCGGCCTTGTCGGCCTCGGCGGCCGGCCGCTGGAAATCGTGTTCCGCGACGACGGCTCGACGCCGGGCGACGCGGTCCGGGTCGCAGAAGAGCTGATGACCCGCGAGAACGTCTCGTTCATCGCCGGCGCCTTCCTGTCGAATGTCGGCCTGGCGCTGGCCGACTTCGCCAACCAGAAGAAGGTGCTCTATCTCGCCACCGAGCCGCTGACCGACGCGCTCACCATGGGCAGCGGCAATCCCTACACGTTCCGCGTCCGCCCCGGCACCTACATGCAGACCAAGATGCTGGTCGATGCCGCCAAGGCCAAGGGCGTGAAGCGCTGGGCCGTGGTCGCGCCGAACTACGAGTATGGCCAGTCGGCGGTCGCGGCCTTCAAGCGCCTGATGGGCGAGGCGGTTCCGGGCTTCGAAGTGGTGGCCGAGCAGTTCCCGGCTCTTGGCCGCGTCGATGCCGGCGCAACCGTCGGCGCTCTGGCCCAAAGCCGGCCTGACGGCATCTTCAACGTGCTGTTTGGCGCCGACCTCACCGCCTTCGTGCGCGAGGGCAACACGCGCGGCCTGTTCGAGCGTCGCACCGTGGTGAGCCTGCTCACCGGCGAGCCGGAATATCTCTTGCCGCTCGGCGACGAGACCCCCGCCGGCTGGATCGTTACCGGCTATCCGCCGGAGCAGATCACCACCCATGGCCATCCGGCCTTCGTCGCCGCCTACAAGGCGAAGTTCAACGACAGCCCGCGCCTTGGTTCGGTGCTCGGCTATGTCGTGCCGTTCATGATCCGCGACATGTTCAACAAGGCGAAGTCGACCGAAACGGCTGCGATGATCGAGGCCTTCAAGGGTCTGACGACGCAGACCATCTGCGGACCGGTGACCATGCGGGCGATCGACCAGCAGTCGACGCTCGGCGCCTGGGTCGGCGAGACCACCCTGCAGGGCAAGCTGCCGACCATGAAGAACTTCCGCTACGTGGACGGTGCCGAGGTGATGATCCCCGAGGCCGAGGTGCGCGCCGCGCGCAAGATCTGA